A region of the Paenibacillus sp. J23TS9 genome:
CCAGGTGAATCCGCATTTTCTGTATAACACCCTGGATATGATCTATTGGATGCTGGATGAGCAAGAAAATGAGCAGCTGAGCCGGGTTGTGCTTTCGTTATCGCAAATGTTCAGATACAGCAGCAATTGGGAGGAAGCATCAAGGACGACATTAAGGCGTGAGCTGGAGCAAATCCGTCATTATCTGACCATCATTGAGATGAGGCTCGGTGGAAGACTCCGGACGGAGATTGCAGCGGATGAAGCTTGGATGGATGTTGTGCTGCCTAAAATGACCATTCAGCCGATTATTGAAAATGCTGTTAAATACGGTCTGGAGCCGCAGGGCAGCCTCGGATATCTGAGAGTGACTACGGAAGCACATGAAAACAAGCTGCATATCAGGATCGAAGATAACGGCGCTGGCATGGATGAGCAGACACTGGAGAGGGTCAGAGAGACGCTCACGCACAGACAAACAGGAATATCAAACGAGGAAAAGTCCGGACCAAGACGCGGTATAGGGCTCCGGAATGTCCATGATCGCCTCGTTATGATGTTCGGTGAAGCCTACGGCCTGCAGATCGAAAGTACACTTAAACAAGGCACGATGGTTGAAATCACCATTCCTATACCACCAAAGGGGGAGAACGAAGATGAACATATTGATCGTGGATGATGAGAATGTAATCCGGGAAGGGATCAAACGGACGATCCGGAAAGCTTTTCCTGAGCATGATGTACAGTTGGCAGCTAATCCGGATGAAGCGGTCATGATTCTTAGAAGCGGTCATATCGATGTTGTGCTGACAGATATTCTGATGCCGGGCATGACTGGACTTGAATTCATGAAACTGTCGAGAAGCAGCCATCCACATATCAAATGGGTCATTATCTCCGCCTATTCGGAATTTGCTTATGCTAAGGAAGCGGTGAGGCTCGGAGCCAAGGATTATTTGCTAAAGCCTATTGGCAAGGATTTACTGGTTTCCATGATTGCGCAGCTTGTTGAGGAAGTAGAACGGGAAGCTGAACTGGAACAAGAGGCCAAGATGCTTCGAAGTAATCTTAAATTTTTGCGGGAAGCTGTATTTCAGCGATGGGCAATGGGGCTGGACATCGGGAATATGGATATTGCCCCTTTCGTGGAGCGGCATCCGCAGTTTCAATTGGCTCTAATCAAAATGGAAAGTGACAATGCGGTTCATCTGGAGCATTACATTGTAGAAAATGTGCTCACCGAGCTGATTGAAAAATATGGTGAAGGGTTCGTCACCAGTTTGGACGGCAAAAGTCTGCTTGGTCTGATCACCGTTGATGCGAAATATGGGATAAAGATTTTAACGGATGAACTGCGGATGCACCTGAAAAAATATGTGAAGGTTCCATTTCAAATTCAGTTATCGGATGTGATCAGTGATTTTAACAGTATCCCCGCGACGATTCAGAAAATGGGGCGCGATTCAGGCACACTGGAATTTGATTACTACGCACCCGGTGGCAACAGGGCGATGGAAGTTGCTGTGCAATATATCCGGGCGAATTATAATACCGATGTGACCCTTGAAAAGG
Encoded here:
- a CDS encoding response regulator, which gives rise to MNILIVDDENVIREGIKRTIRKAFPEHDVQLAANPDEAVMILRSGHIDVVLTDILMPGMTGLEFMKLSRSSHPHIKWVIISAYSEFAYAKEAVRLGAKDYLLKPIGKDLLVSMIAQLVEEVEREAELEQEAKMLRSNLKFLREAVFQRWAMGLDIGNMDIAPFVERHPQFQLALIKMESDNAVHLEHYIVENVLTELIEKYGEGFVTSLDGKSLLGLITVDAKYGIKILTDELRMHLKKYVKVPFQIQLSDVISDFNSIPATIQKMGRDSGTLEFDYYAPGGNRAMEVAVQYIRANYNTDVTLEKVASVVFLNPAYFSQVFKQKTGSGFKEYVTGLRMEKAIHLLEHTQLKLVDIAEKIGYQDVKHFTQVFRKRMNVTPTEYRQRMASESSMSRACH